One stretch of Diabrotica undecimpunctata isolate CICGRU chromosome 5, icDiaUnde3, whole genome shotgun sequence DNA includes these proteins:
- the LOC140442507 gene encoding LOW QUALITY PROTEIN: solute carrier family 25 protein Shawn-like (The sequence of the model RefSeq protein was modified relative to this genomic sequence to represent the inferred CDS: inserted 1 base in 1 codon), which translates to MSKKDTTSEVSISIDYDDAAYRISPLQQAAASSTGALITSLFVTPLXVVKIRLQSQQKISQSQSKCFLYCNGLMDHFCSCSPDDPNSRWLQRPGHFNGTIDAFIKISRTEGISSLWSGLSPTLVLAIPANIVYFVTYEQLKNHLKDGHRDKLLKIGQIPSKQTPLWIPLLSGAFARVISVSLVSPLELFRTKMQSQKLSYYETNLAVKTLIKQDGLRGLWKEIFPTLYRDVPFSAIYWMNYESIKSLMGVTDSHKIIHSHR; encoded by the exons ATGTCCAAAAAGGATACCACTTCCGAAGTTTCCATAAGTATCGATTATGATGATGCTGCTTATAGAATATCTCCATTACAACAGGCAGCAGCCTCAAGTACAGGAGCCCTGATTACTTCGTTATTCGTGACCCCAT TAGTTGTAAAAATCCGATTGCAGTCCCAACAAAAGATATCACAGAGCCAGTCAAAATGTTTTTTGTATTGTAATGGTTTAATGGACCATTTTTGTAGCTGCAGTCCAGATGATCCTAATAGTAGATGGTTGCAACGACCTGGACATTTTAATGGAACAATTGATGCGTTTATCAAAATTAGCAGGACAGAAGGCATTTCTTCACTATGGAGTGGTTTAAGCCCCACACTAGTCTTAGCAATACCTGCCAATATAGTATATTTTGTGACTTATGAACAATTAAAGAATCATCTTAAAGATGGCCATAGGgataaattgttaaaaataggCCAAATACCAAGTAAGCAAACGCCACTGTGGATACCTTTATTATCTGGTGCATTTGCTAGGGTAATATCAGTGTCACTAGTAAGCCCTTTGGAATTGTTTAGGACCAAAATGCAATCACAGAAGCTTAGTTATTACGAGACGAATCTTGCTGTAAAAACATTGATAAAACAAGATGGGCTTAGAGGGCTTTGGAAAGAAATATTCCCAACGTTATATAGAGATGTGCCATTTTCAGCTATTTATTGGATGAATTATGAAAGTATCAAATCTCTAATGGGTGTAACAGATAGTCACAAGATAATACATAGCCATAGATAA